Within the Leisingera thetidis genome, the region CGGCCAGAAGCTGGACAAGGACGTTTTCCGGCGTGATCTTGGCAGCCTCACGGATGCTTATTCCGAAGTGGCGCGGCGTCTGGGCGTGATGCCGAACAACCCGCCTGCGCCGGGCAAGCCGACGCTGGTGAACTGACAGAGGGACCGCTGCGCCTGCCGCGCCGCGGGTCTTTGAGTATTTTTGCAAAGAAGAAGCCCAGGATGGGGCTTCGCCATCGAAAACCTGAGGGATGATGCGATGAAGGCACGGGTGCATGTGATGCTGAAGAACGGGGTTCTGGATCCGCAGGGCGAGGCCGTGCGCCACGCGCTGGGAGCCTTGGGCTTTGACAAGGTCGAAGGCGTGCGCCAGGGCAAGGTGATCGATCTGGATCTGGCCGCCGGCGCAACCGAGGCAGACGTGACCGCGATGTGCGAAAAGCTTCTGGCCAACACCGTGATCGAATCCTACAGCATCGAGATGCAGTGATGAAGGCGGCGGTTGTTGTTTTCCCGGGGTCGAACTGCGACCGCGACCTGGCGGTGGCGTTCGAGCAGGCCGGTTTCGATGTGTCGATGGTCTGGCACAAGGACAGCGCGCTGCCTGCAGGCGTGGATATCGTCGGGGTGCCGGGCGGCTTCTCCTATGGCGACTACCTGCGCTGCGGCGCCATTGCGGCGCAGTCGCCGATCTGCAAGGCGGTGATCGAACATGCCGGCCGCGGCGGTTATGCGGTCGGCGTCTGCAACGGTTTTCAAATCCTGACCGAAACCGGCGTGCTGCCGGGGGCGCTGCTGCGCAATGCTGGTCTGAAATACATCTGCCGCACGGTGGACCTGAAGGTGGCGACCGCTGACAGCGTCTTTACCCGGGGCTACAGCGCGGGCGATGTGATCGGCGTGCCGAT harbors:
- the purS gene encoding phosphoribosylformylglycinamidine synthase subunit PurS, which translates into the protein MKARVHVMLKNGVLDPQGEAVRHALGALGFDKVEGVRQGKVIDLDLAAGATEADVTAMCEKLLANTVIESYSIEMQ
- the purQ gene encoding phosphoribosylformylglycinamidine synthase subunit PurQ: MKAAVVVFPGSNCDRDLAVAFEQAGFDVSMVWHKDSALPAGVDIVGVPGGFSYGDYLRCGAIAAQSPICKAVIEHAGRGGYAVGVCNGFQILTETGVLPGALLRNAGLKYICRTVDLKVATADSVFTRGYSAGDVIGVPIAHHDGNYFADADTVKALQDQDRVAFTYEDNPNGSVADIAGILSENRRVLGMMPHPERAADEGHGGTDGTAVFRALAGMVAAA